The segment CGGGTGAAGCAGGCCCCGGGCACGGGCCGCGGCGCGGACGGGGCGCCCTCGGGACCGGGCGGCGGCGCCTCCACGGGCAGCGCGCGCAGGGCGCGGTTGTCAAAGCGTAGCCCCGCCAGCCAGCGAGGCGCGGGCTCCATGTTGGCGCCCGACAAGGTAGAGCGGGGCGCGGGCGACGGGCGACAGCGGCCGACGGGCAAGAGTCGGGCAGCCGCGAGCGAAGCCCCAAGCGCTGCCCTGTACGCAGCCATCCGCGGCGCCGCTCCCGCCGGAAGCCAGCCTGCCCCGCCCGGAAGCCCCGCCCCGCGCGTCGCGCAACCCAATCGCCAGTGGGCGTGTGTGGGGCGGGAGGGGCGCGGTGTCTGGCCGGGCTCTAATTGGCTGCCTCGTCCGTCTGTCCGCATCTCCTGGCCAGAGGGTCGGAGGCGTCCGGGGTGACTGCCGGCGTCACGGGGCGCGCGCTGCCGCGAACGGCGTGGCAGATGGGAACGCCTCCGAGACCACCAGCGATGACCCCGCTCGGGCAGCCCCAATTTCTTTGGCTGCACCGGCGCCGGCAGCGGGGACCGAGGCCCGCGTCCGTTCGGGTCGGGCCTGGGCTTAGCGCCGCGCCCCACAGGCGGCCGGGACTCCACCTGGACCCCGCCGCGGTTCTGGGCCGCCGGAGCCTCGCGCCGCCTCTCGGGGACCTTGTCCCCTGGCCTCCGGCCTCTCGGGCCCCTCGCCTGCCGTCTAGGAGAGAAGGGGCCTTGGACCTGTGCCCCGCCGATGGAACAGCGCCCGGGCTCGGAGAGGCCCCGCGAGACCGCAGGCGCAGACCCTCCCGGAGGGCTGGGCGGGCACCGGGGTCTTCGGCTGGCTTGAGGGACCCGACCCCTGGGGGAGGAGTTTGGGGTCTGTGTGTCCGAATGAACGCGGGGGTTCAGATGAGCCTGTGGTGTCCCCGCTTTCCATCTCCTCCGTACCCGGCCCCAGAGGACTGTCTGAGAGGCCGGTGGCCGCGGATCCTGAAAGCGCCTCCCTCCTGCCTGTGGTTTCCCTTTATACCGGCAGCGGCGCGAGTCCACCCTTCACTTACAGGAGCTACATCCAGAACCTTCTCCTGGGGCCACAGCGTGGGCTTCCGAGACTCTGCGTgaccccagctctgcccctttgGGGCTGCAGGTGAAGCCCTCAGGACCCTCTGCGTGGGTTGGGCAGGTCACTGGATGAGGGATAATGTGGTGAGGTCCCCGTGCCCAACCCTCCTCTGCAGCCCACAGCAACCGTTCCCTCTTCAGCAGCCCCCGCTGGCCGCTCTGGGCACCCCTGTTCCCAGCATCCTCCTTGGCAGGTGTTACCCCTCCCTGTTCCCCAGGCCCTGGGCCCTCCTGATGTCTCCTCGACCCCCCGGGGCCCCAGTCTGGCTCATTCTGGTCCACACTCTGGAATCTGGTGGGACTGGGTATGGAGGGTCTTGAGTGTCAGCAGGCCACCTGCGTCCCACCTGGTGGGTGAGAAGGGTCCCACAGGTCAGCATGGAGGGACAGTAACTGTCTCTTCTGCTGGAAACCAGGCAAGTTCCCCCAGGGCCCCGGCAGGGCCACGAGCACCCGCTGCACTGGAGCACTGGGGAAGAGGCTGGGATCCTTCATTACCTGCACCCCATTTCCACACGTCACAAAACAGGAGTTTCCAAAATTAGAATTTATTTCAGTTTCTAAGGAATGAATCCCCGAGTGTGGCAGGAAGGACACGGCCAGCTCCTGACGCACACCTGATTTGATTCAACACTGAGTCGGCACAGACACAACCAGAGATGGCCTGGGTCCAGGCTGGGGCTGCACAGGCCGTGTCCTggacagccaggagggaggccccACACACAGACGGCTGCCGGGTAGGGGGCCTAAGCGGGGCAGGCCTGGCCACAGCCCATGTCCTTGGCCTTCCACATAGATGCACACATTGTCTGCCCACAGAGGGCCAAGACGCCCCAGGCACCCCTTCGCTCCGGGGGCTCAGGACACAGGCTCCCAGCTGAGGCCGCGCTTGGACCCAGAGCTGATGTTTGGCTGCAAGCCCACTCGGGACAGACCCAAGAACACGAATTCTGTCCCTCTGGATTTAAGGCTGGTGTTTTTTGACATTTACTtcagtttttctctttgaaattaaaattacctGAGTAAAAGATTTTGAGACattaaaaaagccaaaaacacaGAATCCCTGCAGGCAGACGGTGCCGGGGAGGTGGCGGCCGGCGCCAGGATGCCAGGGGCACGGTGGGGTCGGCTGGAGCTCGAGGGCTGGGCCTTTCCCAGTCTCGCCTgccctggagcccccaggagccgCCCCTGGGCCGACGCTCCCGTGGCTGGAGCACAGGAAGGCACAGTGAGGTAGGGACAGTGGCCATTGTCCCCCGCCCGCCACCAGGGCTGAGAGGGCAGCACACGCCTCAGCCCCTCCTACAAGCCCCTGCCCCCTCGGAGCCGGGCATCTTGTCCAGAAGCCGGTGAACGGCCCCTGCAgtgtgggaggggaggggctgccGGGAGGCCTGAGCTCAGACAGTTAAATAATCCTTTATttgggtgggctgggggaggggtgactgGCCCAGGAGGGCAGGCGAGGCCGGGCCCAGACCCCCATGGGGGGTGGCAGGGGCCTCGGGCGGGCTAGGATGCACCTGGCACCCAGAAGTGCCGCAGGGGCACCGGCTCCTCAGGGGCCCGAGCGGGCGGGGAGCAGTCTCCTACTTGTGCCGGGCCGCGGTCACCCTCTGCAGGCAGTATTGCGCGGCGGGCAGCGACAAGACCAGGCTCGCGGTGCGGCGGCCCATCCAGTACAGGCTGTAGCCCAGCAGGCCGAAGAAGGCGGCCTTCACGGCCAACCGAGACACTCTGCCGGAGACGGACGGCGGGGGCACGCTGCGGGAGGGAGGGGGCGCTGGGCCTGGCTGGGGGTGGGCTCCCCATACCCCAGCCCCCACGCCCGGGTCACTGCTGCGTGTGGTTGGCCTCCTGGGGGCTCAGCCTCCAACTGGGGGCTTGCGGGGCGGGGCGGGCACTCACGTCATGATCTCCTGGATGTTGAGGTCGGTGCTCCAGTTCTTCTCGATGCCAGGCACGTGGCCCATGCCCACAACGCCCACGACCACGGAGGGGATGCACTTCCTGGGCTCGGCTGTGGGGAAGGACAAAGGGTCAGTACCTGCTCGGGCCTCGGCCTCACAGGGGGTCCCACGCCTGGGGGCAGCCGTCACCGTCAGAGGCCCGAGGCAGCTCGAGGCGCCGGGCGGCCTGGCGCAGCATGTAGGTCAGGTAGACGTCCCGCTCCGAGACAATGGTGCGGTGCAGGTCCGGGAACTCGCCAATCATCTCTGCCATCATCTGCTCCAGGAGGTCCTTCTGCTTGCAGCGTTCCACGTCATCCTTGCTGTGGAGAGGGGTGGCTGCAGCCCCGCAGGGATGGGGCAACGGGTTGGGGGGGCTGGCACTGTGGACACCGGGCAGGGACCACAGCACGTTTGTTTGGGATTTGTGGCGGAAGGAAAGGGCAGGGAAGGCCTTGAGTGAGGATTGGCTGCGCTTGGACCTGCACAGGAGGGCCTGGAGCCTCCCACAGACCACCCTGCAGGCCGGCCGGGGTCCCCAGGGCAGCCCTACCTGATGGGGTCTGACAAGAGGTTGCCCAGGGTCCTGCGGGCAGCCCTACCTGATGGGGTCTGACAGGAAGCACAGGCCCCAAGCCAGCCTGACCTTCTGCCAGAAGGAGAGCGCAGCGATGGCCCTCTTGAAGGTGACGGGGATGGGCCGGTCACCCAGGTGGAACTTGCAGAAAGGCACCTTGCTGGCCTGGAGCAGAGGCTGGGCGTTGGGGAGCAGTGGGAGCCCCGGACCACCCCTGTGAGCCACATCCCTGTGGCCACCCCCTACCTCGCCCTATGCCCACCTCCTTGAAGGCCTCCCTGAACTCGCCGCCTGGGGCCATGCCCAGCTGCTCAGTGATGTGTGCAGACACCTTCAGCAGCAGCATCTGCATCAGCCCCGACATGAGCCCGTTCTGCAGAGAGAGGGAGCAGGCATCAGCTGGAGGGGGCGGGTGGGGGGCTGCGCTGGGGGAACGGCAGAACTGGGATGGCAGCACCAGCGCAgagccctgccccagccccatgcTGTTTCCCTGGCCTCCTCCCTGACAAGTGCAGGACCACCCTAGCATGCAGAGGGTCAGACCAGAGCAGGGAGTTCTGTCccaacaggcacttctcaaaggTAGCTCCCTTCAGAAAAGACCTTcacgggccgggcacggtggctcacgcctgtaatcccagcattttgggaggccgaggcaggtggatcacctgaggtcaggagttctctctcagaccagcctggccaacatggcgagaccccatctctactaaacatataaaaattagccagttgtggtggtgggtgcctgtaatcccagctactcgggaggctgaggcaggagaatcacttgaaccccagaggcagaggttgcagtgagccgagatcaccagcctgggtgacagagcgagactgctctgtctcaaaaaaaaaaaagaagaagaaaaggcctCCACGAGGCAGTCTCGTGCTGCGAAGGGGCCGCCTTGAGCTGGCACAGATGCTGGGTGCTGGGCAGGCAGGCTGGAGAAGGGGCCTCGCCACTCACACCTGCCTCCTGAGGCCAGCACAGCACCGCCGCTGGTGCAGACACCAGGCCACCCCCATCTTCAGCAACCACAGCCCGAGGCCTACTGCCCCTGGTCTCGCCAGCCGGCTGGGACCACGGGGGTGTCCACATGTGAAGGAGATGATGCCCGCGGAAGGGCAGCAAAGCCCCGGGGGCCACACAGCGCCGGCAACTGCTCACACCCTGCATGGGCCCAGGGAAGGTCTGGGCCTGAGCCCTGAGCCCTGGGAATGTCCCGCCTGATGGAGTGCCCTTGTTTCCTGGGAGCCCAGGCCACCCTGGAGAGCCCAGGCTAACTTAGGAGGAGCCGTGCATGGGGCCTTGGTCCGCTGGGACCAACTCCACCtctggaggggctggggcctgagcTCAAATGTGCCTGTGACCAACCCCAGTAGAAACCTAGACACCAGAGCACAGCGAGTGTCCCCCGGGAGGGGACAGGTGAGGCGGACACTTGGTGTCTCCCAGACCCCGCCCCACGTCCCCTTCCCTCTGTGACACCGCAGCAGTGAGCAGCACAACACTGTCGAATTCTATGCCCCTTCGAGATCACTGGGCCCAGGCTCTGGTGGGGAGGCTGCCCAGTGCTGGGCCCTGGCTGGACCGGGGACTGCCCTTTATAAGACGGCCCACAGAGGTCTTTGGTGACTTCCCTCATCTGGagagattaaaaaatgaaaggcaGGCGCCAAATGTTTAGGGACATTTCTGTAAGATCTCATTACAATTGTTTCCTTTGAACAGGGGGAAGGCAGACTGAGCAGGGCTGGGGTCAGGCATGCTGGGTCCCCTTTGAAAACACCaagactggccgggcacggtggctcgcgcctgtaatcccagcactttgggaggccgagggaggtggactgcctgagctcaggagtttgagatgaacctgggcaacatggcgaaaccccgtctctactaaaaatacaaaaaattagccaggtgtggtggcgggcgcctgtaatcccagctactcaggaggctgaggcaggagaatcactaatcgctagaactcaggaggcggagcttgcagtgagccaagagtgcaccactgcactccagcctgggcaacagagcgagactctgtctcaaaaaaaaaaaaaaaaaaacgaaaacacaAAGAGCAATGAGAAAGTCCTGCCTTTCCGGTCACTGCAGGGCTGGAGAAGTGGGGACAGGAGAAGCCCTGAGCCCCACCCACTTTGGGCCTGGGCATGGGACCTGGGGGGCCAGCCTTGCACTGAGACCTGACCCATCCCCAGCGACTGCTCAGCAACCCAGTCCTCGGGTGACCAGCCCCTGCCTCAGCTTGGAGAGCCACCCATTTCCTCCTCCCTTGCCTGAAACCGGGTAATGCagcctctttcctttctcctggcCCAGGGGAGGTCCCTAACCCAGCAATCCCCCGGGCAGGCCAGGCACAGCCACATGGACTGGGGGCATgggttgtgggaggaacctgggcAACAGGCACACGGGTGGCTTtgaccccgaccccgaccctggcccGCGGCTGCGCACCTGCCTCACGgcctgctgcagcttctccaggcTGAGCTCCTGGGCCTCCCGCAGCAGCGTGCTCTCGTCCATCTTCAGCATGGACACACGGTACTGGCAGAGCTCCACGACCACCACATCAGGCTGCACCTCCCGGATGGTCTGCAACAGCCACAAGTCACACCTCGTGAACACGGCCGCTCCCTGCCCCTCAGCACAGCTGACGCCAGCACCAGGGGCCCCATCCCAGGAGCAGCCAGCCTTGGCGTCACCCCAGGGCTAGCTAACGCCGCTGCTGTAGTGACAGCTCAATTCTCTAAGCGACAAGAGAGGAAGCTGTGAGGCTTGTTCGCTTGTTAAGTGGGAAAACGCAGAAGGCTGTCATGGCTCCCAGGCAGGAAGCCCACCTCGCCACTCCCAGGGAGCACAGTGTTGAAGCAGGTGGCCTGTGGTGCACACACACGGGCACACGGGCCCTACCACAACGTCCCTGAGTGCAGGACACAGGAGCTTACACCAACCCGTGTCCGGGCTGTGGCGGGTGGCGGCGCTCACCTTCACAACGTCCCTCTTGCTGTCGTCGCTGAAGTGGGCTGTCCCCACCACATACACCCTGCTCCCGTCCTCAGCCACCAACTGGGTCACAGTGCGCGGCAGGTTGGGCCGCTGACGCCGCCGCTTCAGCTTCATCTCCAGGAGCAGGTTGAAGGCGTCCACGTCGGCTGCAACAGCAGCACAGGCCGTTGTGGTGCCGGGCCCACCCCAAGGACGCCACTGGGCCTGCTGGCAGCCTGGGCTCTGGAACCCTCCCGGGTTCTGAGAACCGAATAGTGCAGAGCACATGCTCCCTGATGAGCGTCACACTCCACATGCTTGGCCTGCCCGGTGATGGGAACACCGGCTACCCCTCTGTGAGCTGGACGCCTTTGAGAAGCCAGGGCCTCAGGAGTCCTGTGTCCCATACACCCCGTGAGGGCGACCTTGGGGGCTGCTGTGGATGAGGTTCGGTGTGGGGAACAGTGGGGGCAGGTGCCCCAGGGGGCTCAGCTAGGGGAGGGGCTCTGAGGCGAAACaggcccccccaccccactcagGAGGGACAGGCTGAGGCCACAGCAAGGAGGGACTCCTGTGCCGCTCATACTGTCAGGAAGGACAGGCTGAGGCCACAGCAAGGAAGGATCCCCCACTCCACAAGGAGGGACTCCCGTGCCGCTCACACTGCTTGTGCTCAAGAGCCCCCCATGCCCAGGGGCCGGCCTGTGCTGCTTGTACCCCTCCAAGAGGCTCCACTGCCAGGCAGGGCCCACTAGCAGCTGCTGTTGGGGGGCACCAGGCCTAGCGGCACCTACCCCAGGTCTCGGCCAGGGCCCctgctcaccacaagctccaagCCCCTGGCAGCGGTTGgctgcctccccctcctccctgacTCAACAGCCCAACACCGGGGAACGTGCCAGGACCCTGAGGGACACGTACACAGGTTCTGGGGGTCTCCAGAAAGCACCCTGGGCACTGGCTCTGAAGCCTCCGACGGCACAACAGGTTCCACGTCGGCCTGCAGGTAGAAAGGAGAGTTCAAGTCAAGGTTCATGCACCCCAGAAAGCCAGGGCTCCGTGGCAACTCCACGGACCACGTACCCTGGAAAGGGCCCTGTGGCCGCTGTGTGGACCACACACCCTGAAAAGCAGGGCCTCCGCAGAGCCTAGGCCCCACACTGCCAGTACCCCTCCTGCTTGGCCATCACTGGCACAGCCGCCATCAAGCTGGGCAGACAGGGCCACCAGGCCACTCAGCCCAGGGCCCCTCTCCCTCGGAGGTGCCTCCTGCCTGACCCTGAAGAGCCCACACAGTGGGGAAGCCCCCCGCCCCTGTCTCTGTGCAGCCAGCCCAGCCTCCACCTCACCTCATGCGGTGGCTGCTGCTCCTCCCCGTCCATGGCTGGGCGGTGGCTTCCTGCACCGGTGGGGAGCCTGAGGAAAGGTGTGAGAGGCAGAGTTTCCACCTGGAGCCCCAGGCCTGGCTCAGGACTCACTGCGTAGTGCCCGGTCAGTCTAGAACCATCTGTTGGGTGGGACTAGGGGCTCCTTCCCCCATATCCCCAAATGCCTCCTGCCCATCAAAGGCTACTGAGGTCCAGGGTCCGTTCAGGTCAGGCCCGGGTGGGGAAAGGCTGGCAGGTCCCCGGGGACCCCAGCATAAGCCAAATGCAGACGGGCCCAGGGCGGGTTGCTGGTGCACAGGCCTCACTCAGAACAGGGCCAGAGCTACCCAACCCTCACCGCGGCACGGTGGGCAGACATAGGAAGGCGGCCCTGGGGTCCACACATGATCTCAGGACACAGCAACGCAGCTGCTGACACATGGCAAAGACCCCAGGGCCTTTGTACAAAAGCCACTTCCCCTTTCAGTAACtacggcctgggcaacaacatcAGCGCAGAGTCAGTACAGACGGAGGAATCCACAAAGCACACAAATCAACGTGTTTGGAGCTAAGACCTTCTCTCCCAGTTTAAGAGACAAACGTGGTGTGGAAGGAACCATGGTAGAAACCTGGACAGACTGGGGTAGCCACGCGAGGGGGCTGCCCCGAGGCATCACAGCTCCCCACAGACTCTCAGAGAGAAACCAGGAGCTCAGGCCGGGGGCCCAGGAGcctgagggagagaaagaaaacagccagGCACCTGCAGCACCAGAGGCACGCACCGGCCAAGACCCACGGAGCATCGGCGAGACCTGCGCGAAGCCCCTCGAGGCGGGGCCAGGGACCAGCAGGCTGTCCTGAGACTGGCCACGGGCCCTGCCGCACCACGTGGCTCTTCCTGAATGTGCTCAGCCACGGAGTGCCAGGAGCGACTGTTTACAAAGTCAGTGGCTCATGTCCCGGTGGATGGATGTGTCACCAGGCAGAATCATTAAAATATcccaaacaggccaggcgcggtggctcacacctgtaatcccagcactttgaggggccaaggtgggtggactgcctgagctcaggagttcgagaccagcctggccaacatagaccatcctggtgaaaccccgtctctactgaaaatacacaaattagccaggcgtggtggtgcacacctgtaatcccagctactggggaggctgaggtgggagaatcgctttgaacccaggaggccgaggttgcagtgagctgagatcctgtcactgcactccagtctgggtgacggagggagactctgtctcaagaaaaaaaaaaagtaaaaaataaaaatgagccgTTGGAAAACATTCTGAGCTGTCTAATCGTGCAAGGTGTTGTGGTTTTGTCTTGAAGTGTCTGCATCAGTCAGAGATGAGCAACTGTGGGGGAAACGACAGGGCTTGTAGGATGTGCTTCAGAGGGGCCACTGCCGGGTTCTGCACTGATGCCTGCGTGCATCTGGGGCCATTTTCATGTCACTACCGCTGCCTACTTCTCGAACTCATAAGAAAAAGGAACAATGAGCAATAAGATGCTACATCAGGTTCCTTTCCTCTGCAAACCCTGTTGGCACACAGCCGCAGCAGGCACAGACCCCGGCCCCAGCCAGGACTTACAGACCCAGCTGGGTCCTGGCCACGCACATCCAAGTTAAGATGCCTCCAAGCTCGGGTGTCCTCACCTGTGAACAGGAAGGAGCTCTCCGTGCAGTGTCTAGGAGGGCAgctcaggggctgggggagcagGGACGGCTCTGAGCAGGGGAAGAGGCCTGTCTCAGTGCAACCAGAGGCCCCATCTGAAGCTGACCGAGAAGAAGGCAGCTTATCCTGCCCTCTTCTTGGACAGCCAGGACTTCTGGGAGAGGAACTGGCCTGGCTTGGGGCAGGTGGTGCAATGGGGCCGTGGTCGGGGGAGGTCAGCTGAGACTAAGGAGATAGCTGATAAACACCATGCTGGCCTGGGAACCCAGTCCTCCTGTCCCCGGGGGCCTTGAGCCTCTGCAGAGGGCAAGGGGAGCCCGCCCCACAGGCTCCCCTATGGGGCCTTGCGGCCTTGGCAGGGGGTCCCACTCCTTTCCACCTGGGATTGAGTCTGGACCCAACCCTGGCCTGGGTGTCTTAATGGTTGGCACATCCAGGAAGTGCTGCTGGTGCCCGTCAGGGCAAGGCCAGGCCTCGGCCCCTTGGGCCGCCTCCTTCCCCCTTTGTGGGTGAAAGCTCCACGATGCAACCTGACCGGAACCCACTGGAAACTGTTGTGAGTAGCTGCCAGGCCAGCCGGCCCAGACAAGCACCCCGTCGGGGGGACGGCCGCCTCCCTGGGTCTAGCTGCACACGGAAGCCGGGACTCTTAGGAGCAGCGCGAGACTGCCAGGGCGCACGGGGGAAACTCACACACGGAAGTCGGGACTATTAGAGCAGCGCAAGGCTGCAGAGGCGCACGGGGGAAACTCAAAGAAACTCCTGTGCAGCCAGGCGGGAGGCTGCGTCGGCCCAGCCAACAGGAGGCGCCCACGTCGCCACAGCCCTTCCCCCATGGGTGTGGCAGCCCCAGGTCTGCGGTcagcccccaccctccacccagcCTGGCCAGACCGGCCTCTGAGGCCGGCCCAGGGTATGCCTGTGGCCATGGACAGGGCAGGGTCTCGGTGCAGCAGCAGGCGCTGGTCCTGACCCCAGTTGTGCCATGGGGTGGGCGTGCATAGGTCTCCTGTCAGGGCGGGCAGAGAAGCCTTCCTGGGCCGGCAGCCAAGCCTTGAGCAGGACGATGTCAGCACCACCAGAGGCGGtgccagcccccagccctggcccctgcAGCCTCTCAGCAGAGGCGTGCTGCCCGCAGGGGGCCAGACGGGAAGGTCACTGAGGCCCCCCCAGCACCTAAAGCCCGTGATTCTGGGGGACGTCTCTGACAGTCACCCTTACAGTCCCAACACTCTCGTTCCCTCCTCGCCGAGGCCCCTGGAGAGCTCTAGGGTGTGATTTCAGGTTACCAGCCCTCCTCCCTCTAGTCTGCTCCCAGGCAGCTGTGCTCTCAGACATTCACGGCTGGGCCCAGAGCCTCTCCCAGCTGCCTGGCGGTGAGCAAAAGGCCCTGGCCCAAAAGCCACAGGTGCTGAGCCTGGACTCTGAAGTGTCTTCAGAGGCAATGTCTGAAGAACCACCCACCTGGTTCCCACCCCCACAACCTCTGGGTCCCAGCAGAGCATCACCTGGGGTCCAGCCAGCGCACACTGCAGCCACCCCCTCTGGGTCCCAGCAGAGCATCACCTGGGGTCCGGCCAGTGCACACTGCAGCCACCCCCTTCCTACC is part of the Symphalangus syndactylus isolate Jambi chromosome 18, NHGRI_mSymSyn1-v2.1_pri, whole genome shotgun sequence genome and harbors:
- the LOC129467591 gene encoding uncharacterized protein — encoded protein: MGTPPRPPAMTPLGQPQFLWLHRRRQRGPRPASVRVGPGLSAAPHRRPGLHLDPAAVLGRRSLAPPLGDLVPWPPASRAPRLPSRREGALDLCPADGTAPGLGEAPRDRRRRPSRRAGRAPGSSAGLRDPTPGGGVWGLCVRMNAGVQMSLWCPRFPSPPYPAPEDCLRGRWPRILKAPPSCLWFPFIPAAARVHPSLTGATSRTFSWGHSVGFRDSA
- the TRABD gene encoding traB domain-containing protein isoform X3, coding for MDGEEQQPPHEADVEPVVPSEASEPVPRVLSGDPQNLSDVDAFNLLLEMKLKRRRQRPNLPRTVTQLVAEDGSRVYVVGTAHFSDDSKRDVVKTIREVQPDVVVVELCQYRVSMLKMDESTLLREAQELSLEKLQQAVRQNGLMSGLMQMLLLKVSAHITEQLGMAPGGEFREAFKEPLLQASKVPFCKFHLGDRPIPVTFKRAIAALSFWQKVRLAWGLCFLSDPISKDDVERCKQKDLLEQMMAEMIGEFPDLHRTIVSERDVYLTYMLRQAARRLELPRASDAEPRKCIPSVVVGVVGMGHVPGIEKNWSTDLNIQEIMTVPPPSVSGRVSRLAVKAAFFGLLGYSLYWMGRRTASLVLSLPAAQYCLQRVTAARHK
- the TRABD gene encoding traB domain-containing protein isoform X2 translates to MGLSLSEKDRLPTGAGSHRPAMDGEEQQPPHEADVEPVVPSEASEPVPRVLSGDPQNLSDVDAFNLLLEMKLKRRRQRPNLPRTVTQLVAEDGSRVYVVGTAHFSDDSKRDVVKTIREVQPDVVVVELCQYRVSMLKMDESTLLREAQELSLEKLQQAVRQNGLMSGLMQMLLLKVSAHITEQLGMAPGGEFREAFKEASKVPFCKFHLGDRPIPVTFKRAIAALSFWQKVRLAWGLCFLSDPISKDDVERCKQKDLLEQMMAEMIGEFPDLHRTIVSERDVYLTYMLRQAARRLELPRASDAEPRKCIPSVVVGVVGMGHVPGIEKNWSTDLNIQEIMTVPPPSVSGRVSRLAVKAAFFGLLGYSLYWMGRRTASLVLSLPAAQYCLQRVTAARHK
- the TRABD gene encoding traB domain-containing protein isoform X1, producing MDGEEQQPPHEADVEPVVPSEASEPVPRVLSGDPQNLSDVDAFNLLLEMKLKRRRQRPNLPRTVTQLVAEDGSRVYVVGTAHFSDDSKRDVVKTIREVQPDVVVVELCQYRVSMLKMDESTLLREAQELSLEKLQQAVRQNGLMSGLMQMLLLKVSAHITEQLGMAPGGEFREAFKEASKVPFCKFHLGDRPIPVTFKRAIAALSFWQKVRLAWGLCFLSDPISKDDVERCKQKDLLEQMMAEMIGEFPDLHRTIVSERDVYLTYMLRQAARRLELPRASDAEPRKCIPSVVVGVVGMGHVPGIEKNWSTDLNIQEIMTVPPPSVSGRVSRLAVKAAFFGLLGYSLYWMGRRTASLVLSLPAAQYCLQRVTAARHK